One region of Quercus lobata isolate SW786 chromosome 2, ValleyOak3.0 Primary Assembly, whole genome shotgun sequence genomic DNA includes:
- the LOC115974410 gene encoding cytokinin dehydrogenase 5: protein MATNKLLLTFAICRLIVTVGLTLRPTELLRLGLDGQLSLDPTDMETASLDFGMMSRAEPLAVFHPASAEDVVRLVGAAYGSVNGFTVSAKGHGHSINGQAQTSHGVVIEMSGSVKKLAQLSPLVSMEQEEQEQRYVDVWGGELWIDVLRATLAYGLAPKSWTDYLYLSVGGTLSNAGISGQAFNHGPQISNVYELDVVTGKGELMTCSEEQNSELFHAVLGGLGQFGIITRARIPLEPAPQRVRWIRALYSNFTAFTKDQEFLISLHGHPNSQKFDYIEGFVIVDDGLINNWRSSFFSPRNPVKITSFNSNGGVLYCLEVTKNYDESSANSIDQEIEALLEKLDFIPTSVFTTDLPYVDFLDRVHKNELKLRSKGLWDVPHPWLNLFVPKSRISDFDKGVFKGILGNKTSGPILIYPMNKDKWDHRSSVVTPDEQVFYLVAFLRSALDTVVGGDESQSLEYLTNQNRQILRFCDDAGIKLKQYLPHYTTQEEWLDHFGDKWAQFYQRKMEFDPRRILATGQHIFKPSFSTKVASW, encoded by the exons atggcTACGAATAAGCTTCTATTAACGTTTGCTATATGTAGATTAATAGTGACCGTTGGATTGACTCTGAGGCCCACGGAGCTTCTAAGGCTTGGATTGGATGGTCAACTCAGCCTTGACCCAACAGACATGGAGACGGCTTCGCTTGACTTTGGTATGATGAGCCGAGCCGAGCCGCTGGCTGTGTTCCACCCGGCTTCTGCTGAAGACGTGGTTAGGCTCGTGGGTGCGGCTTATGGCTCGGTTAATGGGTTCACTGTCTCGGCTAAGGGTCACGGGCATTCGATAAACGGTCAGGCTCAGACGAGTCATGGTGTGGTCATCGAGATGAGTGGGTCGGTGAAAAAGCTAGCTCAGCTAAGTCCTTTGGTGTCAATGGAAcaagaagaacaagaacaacGGTATGTGGATGTGTGGGGTGGAGAGCTTTGGATTGATGTGCTGAGAGCTACGCTAGCATATGGGCTTGCACCAAAGTCATGGACAGATTACTTGTATTTGTCAGTGGGTGGAACCCTTTCAAATGCTGGAATTAGTGGCCAAGCTTTCAATCATGGTCCTCAGATTAGCAATGTCTATGAACTTGACGTTGTTACAG GCAAAGGTGAGCTAATGACCTGTTCAGAAGAACAAAACTCAGAGCTGTTCCATGCTGTTCTTGGTGGTCTTGGCCAATTTGGAATCATCACTAGGGCTAGAATTCCACTTGAACCTGCCCCTCAAAGa GTGAGGTGGATCCGAGCACTGTATTCAAATTTTACTGCTTTTACCAAGGACCAAGAATTCCTCATCTCTCTGCATGGACACCCTAATAGCCAGAAATTCGACTATATTGAGGGTTTTGTAATTGTGGATGATGGGCTTATTAATAATTGGAGGTCCTCTTTCTTCTCTCCGCGAAACCCTGTTAAAATTACCTCTTTTAATTCTAATGGAGGTGTTTTATATTGCTTGGAGGTCACCAAGAATTATGATGAATCGAGCGCCAATAGTATTGATCAG GAAATAGAGGCTCTGttggaaaaattagattttatacCGACATCAGTCTTCACAACTGACCTGCCTTACGTGGATTTCTTGGACCGGGTCCACAAAAACGAGCTCAAGCTCAGGTCCAAGGGTTTGTGGGACGTACCACACCCATGGCTCAACCTTTTTGTGCCAAAGTCAAGGATTTCTGACTTCGATAAGGGTGTTTTCAAGGGCATTTTGGGAAATAAAACTAGTGGCCCCATTCTCATCTACCCTATGAACAAAGACAA GTGGGACCATAGGAGCTCGGTGGTGACACCAGATGAGCAAGTGTTTTACTTGGTGGCATTTTTAAGATCAGCATTGGATACTGTAGTTGGAGGAGATGAGAGTCAGAGCTTGGAGTACCTGACCAATCAGAACCGTCAGATCCTCAGATTCTGTGATGATGCTGGGATCAAGCTCAAACAGTACCTGCCCCACTACACTACACAAGAGGAGTGGTTGGACCACTTTGGAGATAAGTGGGCCCAGTTTTATCAGAGAAAGATGGAGTTTGATCCTCGGCGCATTTTAGCCACAGGCCAACACATATTCAAGCCCTCTTTTTCTACAAAAGTGGCTTCATGGTGA